A stretch of Myxococcus hansupus DNA encodes these proteins:
- a CDS encoding bifunctional serine/threonine-protein kinase/formylglycine-generating enzyme family protein — translation MSRNPATAQHDVDEVLVENGIQLEGYRVLRPIGEGAMGQVFLAQDLALGRRVALKFLRMELLGAVNPELLLEEARTTARFNHPHIVTVHAVGVYEGRPYLVLEHIDGESLRQRLLRERPGPNEALRICRAIAEAVAEAHRHGVVHADLKPENVLLPMDGRVRVVDFGLARHVGAEHGAASGTPAYMAPERWHGALPSPAIDVWALGIIAWELLEGRRPIEDARLASFAFAPRPVEASPRLSEMQGGSLLHACLAIDPAQRPSADEVARALQEALGARTVRAADRAPFRGLRAFTEADAEDFFGREVEVDAFMERMRHEPLIPLVGPSGIGKSSFLQAGVFARLRQMDQWTVLQVRPGPRPLTRLAALLTAGLRDEASPDEVAAVLAARPGDIVRLLRRRSELEGGNVLIAFDAFEEVFTLASPEEAAQVAACLAAALDANDPWRIVVALRDDYLGTYCALAPLQPSLRAVFVLARLTETALQEAIAGPLRRVGYSADAPTLLSRLVADVQAQPAGLPLLQFACMALWERRDVASRKLLTAVYEALGGVGGALASHAQQLLRQLPANEVHAARALLVRLVTAEGTRRPRPQAELVEDLGEVGAQVLEKLLANRLVVVTREPQTDEAFIELAHESLAATWPDLARWLGETREERVLVQQLEQAAQLWEQRGRPDEETWPDAALRQALQRVEEWRIHLPTRPRDFLEAGRQRALRRARQRKWLMGAGIVGLLLVTLGAVVSALAFREKQLEAVRQQDLIRLASADIGQFELVLEPYDFDSERQQWLKASKSVDLEWELLPAQGTDDPSEASPYPALELRRSQRRREPGGILREHVEAPSRSAWLVVRRGDCPPSVIRLERLPGHQERDRTQPQVIRIPVPTCEASREGSVMIPPGPYWRPGDDEEGTVEQLVEVKRFTIDRTEVTNGQFHLFQEEVLVRTAHERELPPELPTFVGTLEPQRPVTGVDALTSEAFCRFMGKKLPTIDEWRKAFRGGLTLDESGTVINPDPRRKTVWLESKRSPPANIDGDDPYPGVAPVGAFPEDVSPYGVLDMAGNVSEWIEAEATSGRFRTLRMLAGGRWDSPAELRHHEVAWANHMPQRRFDFAIGMRCVARY, via the coding sequence ATGTCGCGGAACCCGGCTACTGCTCAGCACGATGTGGATGAAGTCCTCGTCGAGAACGGCATCCAATTGGAGGGCTATCGTGTCCTGCGGCCCATCGGTGAAGGGGCCATGGGGCAGGTCTTCCTGGCGCAAGACCTGGCATTGGGCAGGCGGGTCGCGCTGAAGTTCCTGCGCATGGAGTTGCTGGGTGCCGTGAACCCGGAACTCCTCTTGGAAGAAGCCAGGACCACCGCGCGCTTCAACCATCCCCACATCGTCACGGTGCATGCGGTGGGCGTCTACGAAGGGCGCCCCTATCTGGTTTTGGAGCACATCGATGGGGAGTCACTCCGGCAAAGGCTTCTCCGTGAACGGCCTGGGCCCAACGAGGCCCTGCGCATCTGCCGGGCCATCGCGGAGGCCGTTGCCGAAGCGCACCGCCACGGCGTCGTCCACGCCGACCTCAAGCCCGAGAACGTGTTGTTGCCCATGGACGGACGGGTGCGCGTCGTCGACTTCGGGTTGGCGCGTCACGTGGGGGCGGAGCATGGCGCTGCTTCGGGGACACCGGCCTACATGGCACCCGAGCGATGGCATGGAGCGCTCCCCTCCCCCGCAATCGACGTGTGGGCGCTGGGCATCATCGCCTGGGAGTTACTGGAAGGCCGGCGCCCAATCGAGGATGCGCGGCTCGCCAGCTTCGCGTTCGCACCCAGGCCCGTGGAGGCGTCTCCCCGGCTGTCGGAGATGCAGGGCGGGTCACTGCTCCATGCCTGCCTCGCGATAGACCCCGCGCAGCGGCCCTCCGCCGATGAGGTCGCACGGGCCCTTCAGGAGGCGCTGGGGGCCCGAACCGTACGTGCCGCGGACCGCGCACCCTTTCGAGGGCTGCGGGCTTTCACCGAAGCGGATGCGGAAGACTTCTTCGGCCGCGAGGTGGAGGTGGATGCCTTCATGGAGCGCATGCGCCACGAGCCGCTCATTCCACTGGTGGGGCCCTCGGGAATTGGAAAGAGCTCGTTTCTTCAGGCGGGAGTGTTCGCCCGGTTGAGGCAGATGGACCAGTGGACGGTCCTCCAGGTGCGGCCAGGTCCCAGGCCCCTGACCCGGCTTGCGGCCCTGTTGACCGCCGGTCTGAGGGACGAGGCTTCGCCGGATGAAGTCGCCGCGGTGCTCGCCGCGCGCCCCGGCGACATCGTGCGGTTGCTGCGTCGTCGCAGCGAACTGGAGGGCGGCAATGTCCTGATTGCCTTCGATGCTTTCGAAGAAGTCTTCACCCTCGCTTCGCCCGAGGAGGCGGCGCAGGTGGCGGCGTGTCTGGCGGCGGCGTTGGATGCGAATGACCCCTGGCGCATCGTGGTCGCGCTTCGAGATGACTACCTGGGCACGTACTGCGCGTTGGCGCCGCTGCAGCCGTCGCTCCGCGCGGTCTTCGTGCTGGCGCGGCTGACGGAAACGGCGCTCCAGGAAGCCATTGCTGGACCGTTGCGGCGAGTGGGCTACTCGGCAGATGCGCCCACGTTGCTGTCCCGGCTGGTGGCGGATGTGCAGGCGCAGCCAGCGGGACTGCCCTTGTTGCAGTTCGCGTGCATGGCGTTGTGGGAGCGGCGGGACGTGGCGTCGCGGAAGCTGCTGACGGCTGTCTATGAGGCGCTAGGGGGCGTGGGAGGCGCGCTCGCGTCCCATGCCCAGCAGTTGCTGCGTCAACTCCCAGCGAACGAGGTTCATGCCGCTCGCGCGTTGCTGGTCAGGTTGGTCACCGCGGAGGGAACTCGCCGGCCACGCCCCCAGGCGGAACTGGTGGAGGACCTGGGCGAGGTGGGGGCACAGGTGCTCGAGAAGCTCCTGGCCAACCGCTTGGTGGTCGTCACGCGAGAGCCCCAGACGGACGAGGCTTTTATCGAGTTGGCGCATGAGTCGCTCGCGGCGACATGGCCTGATCTGGCGCGCTGGCTTGGGGAGACTCGCGAGGAGCGGGTGCTGGTGCAGCAGTTGGAGCAGGCCGCGCAGCTCTGGGAACAGCGCGGGAGGCCGGATGAGGAGACCTGGCCGGACGCGGCCCTGCGGCAGGCGCTTCAGCGCGTCGAGGAATGGCGCATCCACCTGCCGACTCGTCCCAGGGATTTCCTGGAGGCGGGCCGTCAGCGGGCGCTGCGCCGTGCGCGGCAGCGGAAATGGTTGATGGGGGCTGGCATCGTGGGGCTGCTTCTGGTGACCCTGGGCGCGGTGGTGTCGGCGCTGGCCTTCCGGGAGAAGCAGTTGGAAGCCGTTCGTCAGCAGGACCTCATCCGATTGGCATCGGCGGATATCGGTCAGTTTGAACTCGTGCTGGAGCCTTACGACTTTGATTCGGAACGGCAGCAGTGGTTGAAGGCCAGCAAGAGCGTGGATTTGGAGTGGGAGCTCTTGCCCGCGCAAGGGACGGATGACCCTTCAGAGGCGAGTCCCTACCCTGCCCTGGAACTTCGAAGGAGCCAGCGTCGGCGAGAGCCGGGAGGCATCCTGCGTGAGCACGTCGAGGCGCCCTCGAGGTCCGCCTGGCTCGTCGTTCGTCGTGGAGACTGCCCACCTTCCGTGATTCGCCTCGAGCGGTTGCCGGGGCATCAGGAGCGCGACCGTACGCAGCCTCAGGTGATTCGTATTCCGGTCCCGACCTGTGAGGCCTCACGCGAAGGGAGCGTGATGATTCCGCCAGGTCCTTATTGGAGGCCAGGGGATGATGAGGAGGGAACGGTGGAGCAACTCGTCGAGGTGAAGCGCTTCACCATCGACAGGACGGAAGTCACGAACGGGCAGTTCCACCTCTTCCAAGAAGAGGTCTTGGTGAGGACAGCTCACGAGCGAGAGCTTCCACCTGAGCTCCCTACCTTTGTTGGGACGCTGGAGCCTCAGAGACCGGTGACCGGGGTGGACGCCCTGACGTCGGAAGCTTTCTGCCGCTTCATGGGCAAAAAGCTTCCGACGATAGATGAATGGCGCAAGGCCTTCCGAGGAGGGCTCACCCTTGATGAGTCAGGGACGGTCATCAATCCGGATCCGCGAAGGAAGACCGTCTGGCTGGAGTCGAAGCGGAGTCCCCCGGCTAACATCGATGGAGATGATCCTTATCCGGGAGTCGCGCCTGTTGGAGCTTTCCCAGAGGATGTCAGCCCCTATGGCGTGCTCGACATGGCTGGGAACGTGTCGGAGTGGATCGAGGCCGAGGCCACGTCCGGTCGGTTCAGGACGCTGAGAATGCTGGCTGGCGGCCGGTGGGATTCTCCTGCGGAGCTGCGCCACCATGAAGTCGCCTGGGCGAACCATATGCCTCAGCGACGGTTTGACTTCGCCATAGGGATGCGTTGCGTAGCTCGGTACTAA
- a CDS encoding alpha/beta fold hydrolase — protein MPVRKPALALAALMWASSPVLAQERRPAEPLGIALEGYAYPFPVQYLPLTLEGQDVRMAYMDVKPTGRANGRTVVLLHGKNFFGAYWQSTIRALTGAGYRVVVPDQIGFGKSSKPDIHYSFHTLASLTKRLLDSLDVKQVAVVGHSMGGMLATRFTLMYPDTVTQLVLENPIGLEDYREKVPWVSTEDDYKNQLKATEEGTRKYHQTYYVKWKPEYDVWVQLAGRQMLSAEYPRLAWVSAATGTMIYEQPVVHEFPFIQPRTLLYLGQEDRTYIGRGRVPAADAATLGQYPALGKKVAKAIPNATLVELPGVGHIPHFEAPEKFHAALIDFLGK, from the coding sequence ATGCCCGTCCGCAAGCCCGCCCTGGCCCTCGCCGCCCTGATGTGGGCCAGCTCGCCCGTGCTCGCGCAGGAGCGCCGTCCCGCCGAGCCGCTCGGCATCGCCCTGGAAGGCTACGCGTACCCCTTCCCCGTGCAGTACCTGCCCCTCACGCTCGAAGGCCAGGACGTGCGCATGGCCTACATGGACGTGAAGCCCACGGGCCGCGCCAACGGCCGCACCGTGGTGCTGCTGCACGGAAAGAACTTCTTCGGCGCGTACTGGCAGAGCACCATCCGCGCCCTCACCGGCGCCGGCTACCGCGTCGTCGTCCCGGACCAGATTGGCTTCGGCAAGTCATCCAAGCCCGACATCCACTACAGCTTCCACACGCTCGCCTCGCTGACGAAGCGGCTGCTGGACTCGCTGGACGTGAAGCAGGTGGCGGTCGTGGGCCACTCCATGGGCGGCATGCTCGCCACGCGCTTCACGCTGATGTACCCGGACACCGTCACGCAGTTGGTGCTGGAGAACCCGATTGGGCTCGAGGACTACCGGGAGAAGGTGCCCTGGGTGTCCACCGAGGACGACTACAAGAACCAGCTCAAGGCCACCGAGGAAGGCACCCGCAAGTACCACCAGACGTACTACGTGAAGTGGAAGCCCGAGTACGACGTCTGGGTGCAGCTCGCCGGCCGGCAGATGCTCAGCGCCGAGTACCCCCGCCTCGCGTGGGTGTCCGCCGCCACGGGCACCATGATTTACGAGCAGCCCGTGGTGCACGAGTTCCCCTTCATCCAGCCGCGTACGCTGCTGTACCTGGGGCAGGAGGACCGGACCTATATCGGCCGGGGTCGGGTGCCCGCCGCGGACGCCGCGACGCTGGGCCAGTACCCGGCGCTGGGGAAGAAGGTGGCGAAGGCCATCCCCAACGCGACGCTGGTGGAGCTGCCCGGCGTGGGCCACATCCCGCACTTCGAGGCGCCGGAGAAGTTCCACGCGGCGCTCATCGACTTCCTCGGGAAGTGA
- a CDS encoding sigma-54-dependent Fis family transcriptional regulator, protein MDRTALERDLYLNVLRLLEAHDSPTGPLTEVLVGLVTLTEAERAYIELYQDETAGERRWSTSCGCTTSEEEQIRAVTSRGIVAAAIVSGQTVHTPFALLDPRFSASNSVKQQRLEAVLCVPLQGASPGVLYLEGRRGAGPFAPEVVQVVENVARFIGTTAQRATAWNRSAAPDPTRPFRERLRLDGIAGHSRALASVFEQVSLSCPLDVTVLVTGPSGTGKTQIAQAIHDNSKRRAGPFVELNCAAIPEGLIESELFGAMPGAFPGARRTTGKVEAAEGGTLFLDEIAEIPLAAQGKLLQLLQSKQYYALASPRLAKANVRVIAATNADLEQLVAEKRFREDLFYRLNVFTIRMPSLAERREDLGDLVDGLLDRLAEEHGLPRLRPSPGFYVYCEATEWPGNVRQLRHRLEAALIRAAAEVAAYIEPRHLMEARQGNESGCVSFHEATRIFQSNLIRRELAKAGGNISEMARCLDIARSHAYNLTKCFKIKLSEID, encoded by the coding sequence GTGGACCGTACCGCGCTGGAGCGCGACCTGTACCTGAACGTGCTCCGGCTCCTGGAAGCCCATGACAGCCCTACCGGCCCCCTGACAGAAGTCCTGGTGGGGCTGGTGACGCTGACCGAGGCCGAGCGCGCCTACATCGAGCTTTACCAAGACGAGACCGCAGGGGAGCGCAGGTGGTCGACGTCCTGCGGTTGCACGACGAGCGAGGAAGAGCAGATCCGCGCCGTCACCTCGCGAGGCATCGTCGCGGCTGCGATTGTGTCGGGACAGACGGTGCATACGCCGTTCGCGCTGCTCGACCCGCGTTTCTCCGCTTCGAACAGCGTCAAGCAGCAGCGCCTGGAGGCGGTGCTGTGCGTGCCCTTGCAAGGCGCGTCTCCCGGGGTGCTCTACCTGGAGGGACGGCGCGGCGCGGGGCCCTTCGCTCCGGAAGTCGTCCAGGTCGTGGAGAACGTGGCGCGCTTCATCGGCACGACCGCGCAACGGGCCACGGCATGGAACCGCTCCGCGGCCCCAGACCCGACACGTCCCTTTCGGGAACGGCTGCGTCTGGACGGCATCGCGGGCCACAGCCGGGCCCTGGCGAGTGTCTTCGAGCAGGTCTCGCTCTCATGCCCACTGGACGTCACCGTGCTCGTCACGGGCCCGTCGGGGACAGGCAAGACACAGATCGCGCAGGCCATCCACGACAACAGCAAGCGCAGGGCAGGGCCCTTCGTGGAATTGAACTGCGCGGCCATTCCGGAAGGGCTCATCGAAAGCGAGCTCTTCGGCGCGATGCCGGGTGCATTTCCAGGGGCGCGGAGGACGACGGGCAAGGTGGAGGCGGCCGAGGGCGGCACGCTCTTCCTGGATGAAATCGCGGAGATTCCGCTCGCGGCACAGGGCAAGCTGCTGCAGTTGCTGCAGTCCAAGCAGTACTACGCGCTCGCGAGCCCCCGGCTGGCGAAGGCGAACGTGCGGGTGATTGCCGCAACGAACGCCGACCTCGAGCAACTCGTGGCGGAGAAGCGGTTCCGCGAGGACCTGTTCTACCGGTTGAACGTCTTCACCATCCGCATGCCGAGCCTGGCCGAGCGTCGCGAGGACCTGGGCGACCTGGTGGACGGGCTGTTGGATCGACTGGCCGAGGAGCATGGTCTGCCCAGGCTCCGCCCCTCACCCGGATTCTACGTGTACTGCGAAGCCACGGAGTGGCCGGGCAACGTGAGGCAGTTACGGCACCGGCTGGAGGCCGCGCTCATCCGGGCGGCCGCGGAAGTCGCCGCGTACATCGAGCCCCGCCATCTCATGGAGGCCCGGCAGGGTAATGAATCAGGCTGCGTCTCGTTCCACGAAGCAACGCGGATATTCCAATCCAACCTAATTCGCCGCGAGTTAGCAAAGGCTGGAGGAAACATCAGTGAAATGGCTCGTTGTCTCGATATCGCGCGATCCCATGCATACAACCTCACGAAGTGTTTCAAAATAAAACTCTCAGAGATAGATTAA
- a CDS encoding tRNA1(Val) (adenine(37)-N6)-methyltransferase: MTEPIPPELGPDETLDSIGTAGVEVLQRKTGYRFTLDAVLLAHFAATEGAGASGRMLELGAGSGVVSFLLVKQFGLGSVDALELQPAVHARLSRAVALNACESQVKPLLGDLRRIRELVPGGQYTHVVSNPPFRLADAGVRSPDDERATSKSEVACDAPSVVAAARYALVPGGGVSLVYPAARVAEVLGLLTQAKLHPTVLRFVHARVEAPATRFLVHALRDRDRGLAVRPPLVVHGEAPGGYSAEVAALMEPPRAESARSVLPSTS; encoded by the coding sequence ATGACCGAACCCATCCCTCCCGAGCTCGGACCGGACGAGACGCTCGACTCCATCGGCACTGCGGGGGTCGAAGTTCTCCAGCGGAAGACGGGCTACCGGTTCACCTTGGACGCGGTGCTCCTGGCCCACTTCGCGGCCACGGAGGGCGCGGGCGCCTCCGGGCGCATGCTGGAGCTGGGCGCGGGCAGTGGCGTGGTGTCCTTCCTGCTCGTGAAGCAGTTCGGCCTGGGGTCCGTGGATGCGCTGGAGCTCCAACCCGCGGTCCACGCACGGCTGTCACGGGCCGTGGCCCTCAACGCCTGCGAGTCCCAGGTGAAGCCGCTGCTCGGCGACCTGCGGCGGATCCGCGAACTCGTCCCCGGCGGCCAGTACACCCACGTCGTGTCCAACCCACCCTTCCGCCTGGCGGATGCCGGGGTTCGCAGCCCCGACGACGAGCGCGCCACGTCCAAGTCGGAGGTGGCTTGTGATGCCCCTTCCGTCGTGGCCGCGGCGCGCTACGCCCTGGTGCCTGGGGGCGGCGTCAGCCTGGTGTACCCCGCGGCGCGCGTGGCCGAGGTGCTCGGCCTGCTGACCCAGGCGAAGCTCCACCCCACGGTGCTGCGCTTCGTGCATGCGCGCGTGGAAGCGCCGGCCACACGCTTCCTGGTGCATGCCTTGAGGGACAGAGACCGAGGCCTCGCCGTGCGCCCCCCTCTTGTCGTTCACGGCGAGGCGCCCGGCGGCTACTCCGCGGAGGTCGCGGCGTTGATGGAACCACCGCGGGCCGAGTCAGCGCGGAGCGTGCTCCCTTCGACTTCGTGA
- a CDS encoding MFS transporter encodes MRTLRLPRLSSLRAFDHPGYFAVWVGALVSTIGTWMETVAMGVYVTEATGRAEWTGGIVALTFLPAVVLSPVGGALADRFDRRTYVALGTLVQLVLAAVLTLLAFTNRLSVPVVGVISFFHGCASTLINPAFAAMLAELVPPRDLHSAMSLNSAQFNLGRIIGPALAALVLSMGGTSWALLVNTLSFVAVLVALAQVKALARRTAEARQGLWKQIAHGFSVARGDPEISLMLWGTFLVAGLVAPFIGLVPVFAIRVFGQGAAATSLLVTCQGAGAVTAALLVGTLVDRWGQRRLLGIVATSIGVVSTLYWLSPTLQMAAVVIFVLGANYMMLMSGMHAYCQSRVPRELQARMSSLYSMVLGGAYAAGVWGLGALADRLGIRFVTVSASVLFIALVLTLRLLRPRRFDTAEA; translated from the coding sequence GTGCGCACACTCCGACTGCCACGTCTCTCGTCGCTTCGCGCCTTCGACCACCCCGGCTACTTCGCGGTCTGGGTGGGCGCGCTGGTCTCCACCATCGGCACTTGGATGGAGACGGTGGCCATGGGGGTGTACGTCACCGAGGCCACCGGCCGCGCCGAGTGGACTGGTGGCATCGTCGCCCTCACCTTCCTGCCCGCCGTGGTGCTGTCCCCCGTGGGCGGCGCGCTCGCGGACCGCTTCGACCGGCGCACCTACGTCGCCCTGGGCACGCTGGTGCAGCTCGTGCTCGCGGCGGTGCTGACACTGCTGGCCTTCACGAACCGGCTCAGCGTGCCCGTGGTGGGCGTCATCTCCTTCTTCCACGGCTGCGCGAGCACGCTCATCAACCCCGCCTTCGCGGCGATGCTCGCGGAGCTCGTGCCGCCTCGCGACTTGCACAGCGCCATGAGCCTCAACTCGGCGCAGTTCAACCTGGGGCGCATCATCGGCCCGGCGCTCGCGGCGTTGGTGTTGAGCATGGGCGGGACGTCGTGGGCGCTGCTCGTCAACACGCTGTCCTTCGTCGCCGTGCTGGTGGCGCTGGCGCAGGTGAAGGCGCTGGCTCGCAGGACGGCGGAGGCGCGGCAGGGGCTGTGGAAGCAGATTGCTCACGGCTTCTCCGTGGCGCGGGGGGACCCGGAAATCTCGCTGATGCTGTGGGGCACGTTCCTCGTCGCGGGCCTGGTGGCGCCCTTCATCGGCCTGGTGCCGGTGTTCGCCATCCGCGTCTTCGGCCAGGGCGCGGCGGCCACGTCGCTGCTCGTCACCTGCCAGGGCGCGGGCGCGGTGACGGCCGCGCTGCTGGTGGGCACGTTGGTGGACCGGTGGGGCCAGCGGAGGCTGCTGGGCATCGTGGCGACATCCATCGGCGTCGTGTCCACGCTCTACTGGCTGTCACCCACGTTGCAGATGGCGGCCGTCGTCATCTTCGTGCTCGGCGCCAACTACATGATGCTAATGAGCGGGATGCACGCGTACTGCCAGTCGCGCGTGCCGCGTGAGCTGCAAGCGCGGATGAGCAGCCTGTACAGCATGGTGCTCGGCGGCGCGTACGCGGCCGGCGTGTGGGGCCTGGGCGCGCTGGCGGACCGGCTGGGCATCCGCTTCGTCACCGTGAGCGCCAGCGTGTTGTTCATCGCGTTGGTGCTGACGCTGCGCCTGCTGCGCCCGCGGCGCTTCGATACGGCCGAGGCCTAG
- a CDS encoding CapA family protein produces MVALAQGSTVAPAQGSTAAPGPADAATPEAQGSQNTSPAPATVLTDLNAYPPAGAVTDLGRAAAEAGAAALRAAARAMRTLADPDTSYARGMEALKAKDAPTAITALSACVEAAPSRVDCRWELGWAHSLENQWMEAFTQWTEVQKLQPDHPDLESALAQARGQAMLQAKLAQGPRFIHRPPPPADAKVRIRAVGDVMLGTTVPEDHLPPDGAGSVIAEVRPLLEDADLTFINLEGPLCDTGETKKCRSSRNCYAFRSPTEYGQYLKDAGVDLASTANNHSGDFGEECRRATESTLDTLGIAWSGAPGTVATVERNGLLIGMVAFHTSPSCNHLNNHDTAAGLVRVAAAEHDIVIVSFHGGAEGGKALHVPRGREKFHGEDRGDLRAFSRAVVDAGAHLVIGHGPHVVRGMEFYKGRLIAYSLGNFATYGRFNLRGPQGLGAVLEVELDRLGDFTTGRILPTKQVDRGIAVPDPKGAVIKLMRELTEDDFPDTGARISDDGAVKVRGKSPVSAVYRVR; encoded by the coding sequence ATGGTGGCCTTGGCCCAAGGAAGCACGGTGGCCCCGGCTCAAGGCAGCACCGCGGCGCCGGGACCTGCGGATGCCGCGACACCCGAAGCGCAAGGTTCCCAGAACACGTCGCCCGCTCCAGCGACCGTCCTCACCGACCTCAACGCCTACCCACCGGCCGGCGCGGTGACGGACCTGGGACGCGCCGCCGCGGAGGCGGGTGCCGCCGCCCTTCGCGCCGCCGCCCGGGCCATGCGCACACTGGCCGACCCGGACACGAGCTACGCCCGGGGCATGGAAGCGCTCAAGGCGAAGGACGCACCCACGGCCATCACCGCGCTGTCCGCCTGCGTGGAGGCCGCGCCGTCGCGCGTGGACTGCCGCTGGGAACTCGGCTGGGCCCACTCACTGGAGAACCAGTGGATGGAAGCCTTCACGCAGTGGACCGAGGTGCAGAAGCTCCAGCCAGACCACCCGGACCTCGAGAGCGCGCTGGCCCAGGCCCGTGGGCAGGCCATGCTCCAGGCGAAGCTGGCCCAGGGGCCGCGGTTCATCCACCGTCCTCCCCCGCCCGCCGACGCGAAGGTGCGCATCCGCGCGGTGGGTGACGTCATGCTCGGCACCACCGTGCCCGAAGACCACCTGCCTCCCGATGGCGCGGGCAGCGTGATTGCCGAGGTGCGTCCGCTGCTGGAGGACGCGGACCTCACCTTCATCAACCTGGAAGGCCCGCTGTGCGACACGGGCGAGACGAAGAAGTGCCGCTCGTCGAGGAACTGCTACGCGTTCCGCTCGCCCACCGAGTACGGCCAGTACCTGAAGGATGCCGGGGTCGACCTGGCGTCCACGGCCAACAACCACTCGGGTGACTTCGGCGAGGAGTGCCGCCGCGCCACGGAGTCCACGCTGGACACGCTGGGCATCGCGTGGAGCGGCGCGCCGGGCACGGTGGCCACGGTGGAGCGCAACGGGCTGCTCATCGGCATGGTGGCGTTCCACACCTCGCCTTCGTGCAACCACCTCAACAACCACGACACGGCCGCGGGGCTGGTGCGCGTGGCCGCGGCCGAGCACGACATCGTCATCGTGTCGTTCCACGGCGGCGCGGAGGGCGGCAAGGCCCTGCACGTGCCCAGGGGCCGCGAGAAGTTCCACGGCGAGGACCGGGGCGACCTGCGGGCCTTCTCGCGCGCGGTGGTGGACGCGGGCGCGCACCTGGTCATCGGCCATGGCCCGCACGTGGTGCGCGGCATGGAGTTCTACAAGGGCCGGCTCATCGCGTACTCGCTGGGCAACTTCGCCACCTACGGCCGGTTCAACCTGCGCGGTCCGCAGGGCCTGGGCGCGGTGCTGGAGGTGGAGCTGGACCGCCTGGGTGACTTCACCACGGGGCGCATCCTGCCCACCAAGCAGGTGGACCGGGGCATCGCCGTGCCGGACCCGAAGGGCGCCGTCATCAAGCTGATGCGCGAGCTCACCGAGGATGACTTCCCCGACACGGGCGCGCGCATCTCCGACGACGGCGCCGTGAAGGTCCGCGGCAAGAGCCCCGTCTCCGCGGTCTACCGAGTGCGGTAG
- a CDS encoding DoxX family protein produces MNVATLTEQPGILKAAALLPPRLSLGSTMVVHGLAKLRPEGTAQHAGFFEQLGFKPGKPWVIATGVTELLAGVSAILGIATRPAALAVLVTQAVAVAKVHGSKGFDNTKGGFEFNLALGAIALGLLLRGPGALSVHSAIERKVKRKELRRLRLLPRQRRRSVLLDVLG; encoded by the coding sequence ATGAACGTGGCGACCCTGACCGAGCAGCCAGGCATCCTCAAGGCGGCGGCCCTGCTGCCCCCACGCCTGTCGCTCGGGTCCACGATGGTGGTGCACGGCCTGGCCAAACTCCGCCCCGAAGGCACCGCGCAACATGCGGGCTTCTTCGAGCAGTTGGGCTTCAAGCCCGGCAAGCCCTGGGTCATCGCCACCGGCGTGACGGAGCTGCTCGCCGGGGTGAGCGCCATCCTTGGCATTGCCACGCGTCCCGCCGCCCTGGCTGTCCTCGTCACGCAGGCCGTCGCCGTGGCCAAGGTCCATGGCTCCAAGGGCTTCGACAACACGAAGGGCGGCTTCGAGTTCAATCTGGCGCTGGGCGCCATCGCGCTCGGACTGCTGCTGCGAGGGCCGGGGGCGCTCTCCGTTCACAGCGCCATTGAGCGCAAGGTGAAGCGCAAGGAGCTGCGACGGCTGCGCTTGCTGCCGCGTCAGCGCCGCCGCTCGGTGCTGCTCGACGTGCTGGGCTGA